TCTGTACCCGATCTGGCTTTTCACTACGATGATACCAGTGAGACGGTTGACCAGATGGAACGTATTTTTTCACAAATCCACAAATCGGATATCTCCTCAGAATGATAATCGCCATCAACAAACCGGTAAAGTGGACTTCTTTCGATGTTGTAGAGAAGGTGAGATCCATTACGGGAGAGAAAAAAGTGGGCCACGCCGGTACGCTGGACCCTTTCGCGGAGGGTGTTCTTGTTGTGGGAATCGGGAGGGAGTCGACGCGCATGTTGAGCCAGCTTTCTGCTACTTCTAAAGACTACCTGGCTGAGCTGAAACTAGGCGAAGAGACGGATACCCTGGATCTGACAGGTGAGGTGACAGATCAGCGCGAGATACCTCATCTGACAGCGAGTAAGATTGAAAATGTTTTGGCCCAGTTCCGCGGTGAAATTGAGCAGACGCCGCCCATGTATTCGGCGAAGAAGATCGACGGAACGCGACTCTATAAGCTTGCCCGCCGCGGAGAGCAGGTAGACCGGGATCCGGTAGCAGTCCGGATACTCGCTCTTCAGCTGATCGACCTGTCTGATGACACTATCACCTTCAGTGTCACTTGCAGCAAGGGGACATACATAAGACAGCTGGCCTCTGATATGGCCAATGCACTCGGTACTGCGGGACACCTTACCGCCCTCAGGAGAACAAGAGTGGGTGATTATCATCTGGATGACTGTCTCTCATTTGATCTGCTGGAGCAGCAATGGATGTCTACCGCTGCATAGAGGATGTTCAGCCCATGAAGAACACCGTACTGACGATCGGGTCTTTCGATGGGCTGCACCGCGGACATCAGGAAGTGATACATGAGGTGGTGACAACGGCCAGAGCACT
The window above is part of the Candidatus Neomarinimicrobiota bacterium genome. Proteins encoded here:
- the truB gene encoding tRNA pseudouridine(55) synthase TruB produces the protein MIIAINKPVKWTSFDVVEKVRSITGEKKVGHAGTLDPFAEGVLVVGIGRESTRMLSQLSATSKDYLAELKLGEETDTLDLTGEVTDQREIPHLTASKIENVLAQFRGEIEQTPPMYSAKKIDGTRLYKLARRGEQVDRDPVAVRILALQLIDLSDDTITFSVTCSKGTYIRQLASDMANALGTAGHLTALRRTRVGDYHLDDCLSFDLLEQQWMSTAA